A single genomic interval of Lynx canadensis isolate LIC74 chromosome A2, mLynCan4.pri.v2, whole genome shotgun sequence harbors:
- the CHCHD4 gene encoding mitochondrial intermembrane space import and assembly protein 40, with the protein MAYCRQEGKDRIIFVTKEDHETPSNAELVADDPNDPYEEHGLILPNGDINWNCPCLGGMASGPCGEQFKSAFSCFHYSTEDVKGSDCVDQFRAMQECMQKYPDLYPQEDEEEEEEEKKPAERLEETAPTEATATKEEERSS; encoded by the exons GGAAGGATCGAATCATATTTGTGACCAAAGAAGACCATGAAACCCCAAGCAATGCAGAGCTGGTGGCTGATGACCCCAACGACCCATATGAGGAGCACG GATTGATCCTGCCAAATGGAGACATTAACTGGAACTGCCCGTGCCTTGGGGGAATGGCCAGTGGCCCCTGTGGGGAACAGTTCAAGTCGGCCTTTTCCTGCTTCCACTATAGCACAGAGGATGTCAAGGGGTCAGACTGTGTAGACCAGTTCCGGGCCATGCAGGAATGCATGCAGAAATACCCTGACCTCTATCCtcaggaggacgaggaggaggaggaagaggagaagaagccAGCAGAACGTTTAGAAGAGACAGCTCCCACTGAGGCCACTGCAACCAAAGAAGAGGAGCGGTCAAGCTAA